A genomic segment from Nicotiana sylvestris chromosome 1, ASM39365v2, whole genome shotgun sequence encodes:
- the LOC138889436 gene encoding protein FAR1-RELATED SEQUENCE 4-like has translation MEIDMVEAQPIAEEVFQTFDSIQVEGQSIIEIDNEQALGIQVLESALVIEEVAEKTSTQLTRRRSNLKKKESPTTILRENASLDEIKVGLIFDKKKRFFYMFYAYGSSISGWNHCRLVISIDSTFLKSKFRGVLMISVSKDANNQIFPLAFGIAESENNNSYEWYFSELRNAIGSRENLIFLSDRHQAIAYAIAKVYPESHHGICIYHLEHNLKRRKVKSKVIKLFQSAARVYRRKEFDLYMSDIAKVDKKTYDYLMEEPPERWARSCSPQRRYDMLITNIVESMNSVLLEARELPILRMMDFIQVKLQQEELKKKIDLAFTLNVFPVDSWHSRVEEEGITFLVDLNKRTCDCFQFQFDELPCIHAIVVIEKRNIKKSNFCSHWYLKESWLKIYERRIHLVGHTDSWIVPESVKSQIAKPPDFKVPPGRRQKKRHIPATESSKITFKCGCCRRIGHNRTTCIYSPAVHLFSRKHRE, from the exons ATGGAAAtagatatggttgaagctcaaCCAATAGCTGAAGAGGTGTTTCAAACATTTGAttctattcaagtagaaggacaaAGCATTATAGAGATTGACAACGAACAAGCTTTGGGTATTCAAGTCTTAGAGAGTGCACTGGTAATCGAAGAAGTTGCTGAAAAAACCTCTACTCAACTAACTAGACGAAGgtcaaatttgaaaaaaaaagaatccccaactacgATATTAAGAGAAAATGCTTCGTTGGATGAAATAAAAGTGGGATTAATATTTGACAAAAAGAAGA GGtttttttatatgttttatgCATATGGATCATCAATATCTGGTTGGAATCATTGTAGACTAGTGATTTCTATTGATTCAACTTTTTTGAAGTCAAAATTTCGTGGTGTTTTAATGATTTCAGTTTCAAAGGATGCAAATAACCAAATTTTCCCACTAGCCTTTGGAATAGCAGAATCTGAAAATAACAATTCCTATGAGTGGTACTTTAGTGAGCTTCGCAATGCAATTGGGAGCCgtgagaatttaatttttttatcagaTAGGCATCAAGCTATTGCATATGCCATCGCAAAAGTATATCCTGAAAGCCACCATGGGATTTGTATCTATCATTTGGAGCACAACCTAAAGCGAAGGAAAGTGAAAAGTAAGGTCATAAAACTTTTTCAAAGTGCTGCAAGAGTATACAGGCGCAAAGAATTTGATCTTTACATGTCAGATATAGCAAAAGTAGATAAGAAGACTTATGACTACTTGATGGAAGAACCACCAGAAAGGTGGGCACGTTCTTGTAGTCCACAACGAAGATATGACATGCTCATAACAAACATAGTTGAGTCAATGAATTCTGTCCTATTAGAAGCACGGGAGCTGCCTATATTAAGAATGATGGATTTCATTCAAGTGAAGCTACAAC AGGAGGAATTGAAGAAAAAGATAGATTTAGCATTTACTTTGAAT GTCTTCCCTGTTGATTCATGGCAttctagagttgaagaagaaggaataaCATTCTTGGTGGACTTAAACAAAAGAACATGTGATTGTTTTCAGTTTCAATTTGATGAATTACCATGCATACATGCAATTGTAGTTATCGAGAAGAGAAACATCAAGAAGTCCAACTTTTGCTCGCACTGGTACTTAAAGGAATCTTGGCTGAAAATATATGAAAGGCGAATACATCTTGTAGGACATACTGATTCTTGGATTGTACCAGAGAGTGTTAAGTCACAAATTGCTAAACCTCCAGATTTCAAAGTGCCACCAGGTAGAAGGCAGAAGAAAAGGCATATTCCAGCTACCgagtcatcaaaaataacattcaaATGTGGTTGCTGCAGAAGAATTGGTCATAATAGAACAACTTGTATATATTCTCCTGCAGTCCATCTATTTTCAAGAAAGCATAGAGAATAA
- the LOC104226954 gene encoding putative late blight resistance protein homolog R1A-3 has protein sequence MAHNEIEDMLDHLRRIKIGGDLNSVKIDEIETLELELRFLRTFIKYYPFLLPDSLAKIIKKAQLIVEMLNSVFGGIPDECKTNLNVERLVSHLLEFIGGNASSRYNNELNDSYLSEYMDCLVKNLNDVLVSLELDESETFLTDGLLLQTNRCLKQVKIIQKKMRFLRYLYATEMNGYIDHEKLEGLETRIRFMADNVGQFCFSLWILGEDEDNLNNILSKPPYLLCLIMLVELEMKKIFRGEVKGSKFTQSRTFKDKKLPKGFLRHLRALLVYLSNKILENFPINVSARNFDVAIEFLLVFLAGVPNRFINGKRLNGVLEKVVALVGETLFLSQKLRASSTIKDHTSKTNLTLTEIIERSENLKAQVEERYYKSLKFIPYGQFPTVGGVSFLGSFLRKLDEMLKSESGLVMLKPHIGILQKELSSLTSIIRDVAKVQHEHEILKDLQGSIINLAYEAEVVIDSILAQYNSLWHLFCSLPTIIEEIKHISVEVTEMWSENLDLKPCYVVEPSKHLPTQHSNTVNDEEIVGFENEAEQIIRYLIQGTNELDIIPIVGMGGQGKTTIARKVYDNKVIVSHFDGLAWCCISQTYSWIELLREIHSQVSKNKVDKDDELAHMLKKSLMSRRYLIVLDDMWDVKAWDDLRLSFPNDENGSRIIVTTRLEEVGKQVKQHTDPYSLPFLTQEESCQLLQKKVFQQEDCPPELQDVSLEVAKTCKGLPLVVVLAAGIIKKKKMEESWWREVKDALFSYVGKSEGYSLSTMQLSYDNLPDYLRPCLLYMGVFPEDARIPVSKLISLWIAEGFVKNIESGRLEEVAEGYLLDLISSNVIMVSRRRYNGKVKYCKVHDVVLHFCFRKSREEKFMLAVKGHHTYFEPLVWTINGPIVTKLSEFAVKGQFQPSNWKESRLIFNFTDEPFKTRKPFHQHLRSLITTTERVIRSWDPYLLVSKLRLLKVLDLSSYEVNILLSSTLLPLIYLKFLAVYTHKFVFHPKPHLPHLETLIVKCAGNCTGLPAVFWKMKKLRHVEISWTDFDLENNKQQIFKESSKLESLRILKNVLHQIRDANGLLDVLSGSCPNLQELAIKFIDYIDSDSEDDADNVNDCTEICLNLESLTQLQILRLFIPSSQVVSKLHLPSCLKKLVLHTARIESMISFIAGLSSLEYLKLRDPRWDESEELQSEEWCLGDITFHKLKFLKLDRLVISRWKASDESFPLLETLVIRWCNELEEIPNSFTDIQTLKQIKVLSCSKDSLKASAVRIKEEVEDIEGCNRVDIIIKDVYGNLRKLW, from the exons ATGGCTCATAATGAAATTGAGGATATGTTAGATCACCTAAGAAGGATCAAGATTGGAGGTGATCTGAATAGCGTCAAGATTGATGAAATTGAGACACTTGAATTGGAGCTACGATTTTTGAGAACCTTTATAAAGTACTATCCTTTTCTTTTGCCTGATTCCTTAGCCAAAATCATAAAGAAGGCCCAATTGATTGTGGAAATGCTTAACTCAGTTTTTGGTGGAATTCCAGATGAATGCAAAACTAACCTTAATGTGGAAAGGCTAGTATCACATTTGTTGGAATTCATTGGAGGTAATGCCAGTTCAAGATACAATAATGAATTGAATGATTCCTATCTGTCGGAATATATGGATTGCCTCGTAAAGAATCTAAATGATGTACTGGTGTCGCTGGAATTGGATGAGTCTGAAACTTTTTTGACGGATGGACTACTCCTTCAGACAAATCGATGTTTAAAGCAAGTGAAAATAATTCAAAAGAAGATGAGATTTTTAAGATACTTATATGCCACGGAGATGAATGGTTACATCGACCATGAGAAGCTGGAAGGTCTGGAGACACGAATTCGGTTCATGGCTGACAATGTGGGacaattttgtttttctttgtggATCTTGGGTGAGGATGAAGATAATCTAAATAATATCTTAAGTAAACCTCCTTATCTACTATGCCTGATTATGCTTGTGGAACTGGAAATGAAGAAGATTTTTCGTGGTGAAGTAAAAGGTTCGAAGTTTACCCAATCAAGAACTTTTAAGGACAAAAAATTGCCAAAAGGATTTTTGCGTCATCTCCGTGCTCTACTGGTGTATCTCAGTAACAAAATTCTTGAGAACTTTCCAATTAATGTTTCTGCTCGAAATTTTGATGTGGCAATAGAGTTCTTGTTGGTTTTTCTTGCTGGTGTGCCAAATCGATTTATTAATGGGAAGAGATTGAATGGGGTCTTGGAAAAGGTTGTTGCTCTTGTGGGTGAAACATTGTTTTTAAGTCAAAAGCTTCGTGCGAGCTCTACAATCAAAGATCACACCAGCAAGACTAATCTTACCCTGACAGAGATAATTGAGAGAAGTGAAAATTTAAAGGCACAAGTAGAAGAGAGGTACTACAAATCCTTAAAATTCATTCCCTATGGTCAGTTTCCCACAGTTGGTGGAGTCAGCTTTTTGGGTTCTTTTTTAAGGAAGTTGGATGAAATGTTGAAATCTGAATCAGGTTTAGTCATGTTGAAGCCTCATATTGGTATTTTACAAAAAGAGCTCTCATCGCTAACATCCATTATAAGAGATGTCGCAAAGGTGCAACATGAACATGAAATTCTTAAAGATCTTCAGGGGAGTATTATCAATTTGGCATATGAAGCTGAAGTTGTCATTGACTCTATACTTGCTCAATATAATTCACTTTGGCATCTCTTTTGCTCACTTCCTACAATCATAGAAGAGATCAAGCATATTAGTGTGGAGGTGACAGAGATGTGGTCGGAAAACCTTGATCTTAAGCCTTGCTATGTGGTAGAGCCATCTAAACATTTGCCAACCCAACATAGCAATACTGTGAATGATGAGGAGATAGTTGGGTTTGAGAATGAAGCAGAACAAATAATTCGATATCTGATTCAAGGTACAAATGAGCTAGATATCATCCCAATTGTAGGCATGGGGGGACAAGGGAAAACGACTATTGCTAGAAAGGTGTACGACAATAAAGTGATTGTTTCTCACTTTGATGGTCTAGCATGGTGTTGCATTTCCCAAACATATAGCTGGATAGAGTTACTACGAGAGATCCACAGTCAAGTTTCCAAGAACAAGGTAGATAAGGATGATGAACTCGCTCACATGTTGAAGAAAAGCTTAATGAGCAGGAGATATCTGATTGTCTTGGATGATATGTGGGATGTTAAGGCATGGGATGACTTAAGATTATCTTTCCCAAATGATGAAAATGGAAGTAGAATAATAGTAACAACTCGACTCGAGGAAGTGGGTAAGCAAGTGAAGCAACATACCGATCCTTATTCTCTTCCATTCCTCACACAAGAAGAGAGTTGCCAACTGCTGCAGAAAAAAGTGTTCCAACAGGAAGATTGCCCACCTGAACTACAAGATGTCAGTCTAGAAGTTGCAAAAACATGCAAAGGACTGCCTCTTGTTGTTGTCTTGGCAGCTGGAATtattaaaaagaagaaaatggaagaaTCTTGGTGGCGTGAGGTTAAAGATGCTCTATTTTCCTACGTTGGCAAGTCCGAAGGATATAGTCTTTCCACTATGCAGTTAAGTTATGATAACTTGCCTGATTACTTAAGACCTTGCCTTCTTTATATGGGGGTGTTTCCGGAGGATGCAAGAATTCCAGTGTCTAAGTTGATTAGCTTATGGATCGCGGAAGGCTTTGTGAAGAACATTGAATCTGGGAGGTTGGAAGAGGTAGCTGAAGGTTACTTGTTGGATCTCATTAGCAGTAACGTTATAATGGTTTCAAGGAGAAGGTATAACGGTAAAGTCAAATACTGCAAGGTTCATGATGTAGTGCTTCACTTTTGTTTTCGGAAGAGTAGAGAAGAAAAGTTTATGTTGGCAGTGAAGGGGCATCATACCTACTTTGAACCTTTAGTTTGGACGATAAACGGCCCCATTGTAACTAAGCTTTCAGAGTTTGCAGTGAAGGGCCAATTTCAACCTTCCAATTGGAAGGAAAGTCGACTGATCTTCAATTTCACTGATGAGCCTTTCAAAACACGGAAGCCTTTCCACCAACACTTGAGGTCACTGATAACGACCACTGAAAGAGTAATTCGTTCTTGGGATCCCTATCTTCTGGTTAGTAAATTGAGACTTCTTAAGGTCTTGGATTTGAGTTCCTATGAAGTAAATATTTTGTTGTCATCTACATTGCTACCACTAATCTACCTGAAGTTCCTTGCAGTTTACACACATAAGTTCGTTTTCCATCCAAAACCACATCTGCCCCATCTAGAAACTTTAATTGTGAAGTGTGCTGGTAATTGTACAGGGTTACCAGCGGTGTTTTGGAAAATGAAAAAACTAAGGCATGTTGAGATTAGTTGGACTGATTTTGATTTGGAAAACAATAAGCAGCAGATCTTCAAAGAATCCTCTAAATTGGAAAGTTTGAGGATATTAAAGAATGTTCTACATCAAATTCGCGATGCCAATGGATTACTGGATGTCTTATCGGGGAGCTGTCCTAATCTTCAAGAACTTGCCATCAAGTTCATTGACTATATAGATTCTGATAGCGAGGATGATGCTGATAATGTGAATGATTGTACAGAGATTTGTCTCAATTTGGAGAGTCTTACCCAGCTTCAAATACTTCGCCTTTTCATTCCCTCGTCCCAAGTTGTATCCAAGTTACACTTGCCTTCATGTTTAAAGAAGTTGGTACTACACACGGCTCGTATAGAAAGCATGATTTCCTTTATTGCGGGACTATCAAGTCTGGAGTATCTCAAATTAAGGGATCCAAGGTGGGACGAGTCAGAGGAACTTCAATCAGAAGAGTGGTGCCTCGGAGATATCACATTCCATAAACTTAAATTCTTAAAACTGGATCGCTTAGTTATCTCAAGGTGGAAAGCCTCAGATGAATCTTTTCCCCTTCTCGAAACACTTGTTATAAGATGGTGTAACGAGCTTGAGGAGATCCCCAATAGCTTTACAGATATTCAAACACTGAAACAGATTAAGGTGCTTTCATGCAGCAAAGACTCTCTCAAGGCTTCAgctgtgagaattaaggaagaagttgaagatattGAAGGATGCAACCGGGTAGACATCATTATCAAA GATGTTTATGGAAATCTTCGAAAGCTGTGGTAA